Proteins encoded within one genomic window of Acidithiobacillus sp. AMEEHan:
- a CDS encoding CBS domain-containing protein: MTKFRPLQIRQLQLDTQLTYFDNGLPVHVSLEDSALKVMTDLRRVPAVSVHPESTVDAALQRMVHSGVRLLFVLDAMGELVGMITARDLMGEKPVRIAAQEQIQRDQVKVGDIMIRRGQIEVLDFDEVSRSSVGDLVLTMKQMGRQHALVEEKAGQPQVRGVFSLSQIARQLGVQIETGGAVQSFSELEKLLVHHES; the protein is encoded by the coding sequence ATGACCAAATTTCGCCCCCTACAGATTCGTCAATTGCAGCTCGATACGCAGCTGACCTATTTCGACAATGGCCTCCCCGTCCATGTCTCTCTGGAGGACAGTGCGCTGAAAGTCATGACCGACCTGCGGCGCGTACCAGCGGTCAGCGTGCATCCGGAATCTACCGTCGATGCCGCCCTGCAGCGCATGGTGCACAGTGGTGTTCGTCTGCTCTTCGTTCTCGATGCCATGGGCGAACTGGTCGGTATGATCACTGCCCGTGACCTCATGGGGGAAAAGCCCGTGCGCATCGCCGCGCAGGAACAGATCCAGCGGGATCAGGTAAAAGTGGGTGACATCATGATCCGCCGGGGACAGATCGAGGTGCTCGACTTCGATGAGGTCAGTCGCTCTTCGGTCGGCGACCTGGTGCTCACCATGAAGCAAATGGGGCGGCAGCATGCCCTGGTGGAAGAGAAAGCCGGGCAGCCGCAGGTCCGTGGCGTTTTCTCTCTGAGTCAAATCGCGCGCCAGCTGGGTGTGCAGATCGAGACCGGTGGTGCGGTGCAGAGTTTCAGTGAGCTGGAGAAGTTGCTCGTCCATCATGAAAGTTGA
- a CDS encoding hemolysin family protein — MPESLALLVALVLILINGFFVAAEFALVRLRGTQVHTLAREHAWRGKVLMRIHRHLDIYLSTTQLGITLASLALGWIAEPAVARLLYPFFQALGIRSAALVESSSFTLAFVLVAFATIILGELAPKSLAIRRAEKISLWTALPLYVFYWTLYPAIALLNGATRLVLRACGLSLAREHGDAPHSRDEIAMILAISQAQGVLGNRTGDILERALDFHELTAGDLARPAADMVCLMDGAPAEETQRTLLRYRYTRFPLCAGDRQHVRGLVHVKDLLPLLLRERDRLDLRRVARPLPAVSRDLPAMELLAHFRSGQPHFALVTDELGTITGFVTLDHVLEALLGRIPDEFRHRHQDWQPQADGSWIGTGSLSIYSLEQLLDHDIDEAGDADSIGGLLMQRLDRLPEEGERVEFRDFDALVLRREGPRIASLQIFPHPAADSEEWFA, encoded by the coding sequence GTGCCTGAGTCCCTGGCGCTGCTGGTAGCGCTTGTCCTGATCCTGATCAACGGTTTTTTTGTGGCGGCGGAGTTCGCGCTGGTTCGCCTGCGCGGCACGCAAGTCCACACCCTCGCGCGTGAGCATGCCTGGCGCGGCAAAGTGCTGATGCGTATTCACCGCCATCTGGATATCTACCTTTCCACCACGCAACTCGGTATCACTCTCGCTTCCCTGGCCCTGGGCTGGATTGCCGAACCCGCAGTCGCCCGGCTCCTGTATCCCTTTTTTCAAGCCCTGGGCATACGGTCGGCAGCGCTCGTGGAGTCCAGCTCTTTCACCCTGGCCTTTGTTCTGGTTGCCTTTGCTACCATCATCCTCGGCGAGCTGGCGCCTAAATCTCTCGCGATCCGCCGGGCAGAAAAGATTTCCTTGTGGACGGCTCTACCGCTCTATGTCTTTTATTGGACGCTATATCCGGCGATTGCCCTGCTCAATGGTGCTACCCGGCTGGTGCTGCGCGCTTGTGGCCTATCTCTGGCGAGGGAGCATGGCGATGCCCCACATAGCCGAGATGAAATCGCCATGATCCTTGCCATCAGCCAAGCGCAGGGCGTTCTGGGTAACCGCACCGGGGATATTCTCGAGCGTGCACTGGACTTTCATGAATTGACCGCGGGGGATCTGGCACGACCGGCGGCAGATATGGTCTGCCTCATGGATGGTGCCCCTGCAGAAGAGACCCAGCGCACCCTGTTGCGCTACCGGTATACGCGTTTCCCGCTTTGCGCCGGGGATCGCCAGCACGTGCGTGGTCTGGTCCATGTCAAGGATCTCCTGCCCCTCCTTCTGCGGGAGCGAGACAGACTCGATCTCCGGCGGGTAGCCCGGCCATTGCCAGCGGTTTCCCGGGATTTACCAGCCATGGAACTGCTGGCGCACTTTCGTTCTGGACAGCCGCATTTTGCCTTGGTCACCGACGAATTGGGTACGATCACCGGCTTCGTCACCCTGGACCATGTGCTGGAGGCCTTGTTGGGGAGGATTCCGGATGAATTTCGTCATCGCCATCAGGATTGGCAGCCGCAAGCGGACGGGTCATGGATTGGTACTGGCAGTCTCTCGATTTATTCCCTGGAACAGCTTCTCGACCATGACATCGATGAGGCAGGCGATGCCGACAGCATCGGCGGACTCCTGATGCAGCGTCTGGACCGTTTGCCAGAAGAGGGCGAGCGGGTCGAATTTCGCGACTTCGATGCCCTGGTCCTGCGGCGTGAAGGGCCTCGTATTGCCTCGTTGCAGATTTTCCCGCATCCTGCCGCGGATTCTGAGGAATGGTTTGCCTGA
- the queA gene encoding tRNA preQ1(34) S-adenosylmethionine ribosyltransferase-isomerase QueA codes for MRTSDFHYELPEELIAQEPLAERAASRMLLLDPKSQTWQDQQVRELPGILRPGDLLVFNDTRVLPARLHARKVTGGAVELLLERLIDDREALFLARASKALCSGMQLLLADGSMATVRERQGMQIWLQRDVGDWLALLEAHGEVPLPPYIRRPADAADRERYQTIFGREPGAVAAPTAGLHFDAALLTAFAERGITHCFVTLHVGAGTFLPVREDDIEKHQMHAEISRVTSETVQAVQETKARGGRVIAVGTTACRALESAAMDGSLRPFADETRLFLYPGKKFHVIDALFTNFHLPESTLMMLVSALAGRELILAAYRHAVAQRYRFFSYGDAMLILPGSLP; via the coding sequence CTGCGAACGTCTGATTTTCATTATGAGCTCCCGGAAGAGCTGATCGCCCAGGAGCCGCTAGCCGAGCGCGCCGCCTCGCGTATGCTGCTGCTCGATCCCAAGAGCCAGACCTGGCAGGATCAGCAGGTACGCGAACTGCCAGGGATCCTGCGCCCGGGCGATCTGCTGGTATTCAATGATACCCGCGTGTTGCCAGCTCGCCTGCATGCCCGCAAGGTCACGGGCGGCGCGGTGGAGCTGCTGCTGGAACGCCTCATCGACGATCGGGAGGCGCTGTTCCTGGCGCGTGCATCGAAAGCGCTGTGCTCGGGAATGCAACTGCTGCTCGCCGATGGCTCCATGGCCACGGTGCGGGAAAGGCAGGGGATGCAGATCTGGCTGCAGCGTGATGTCGGCGACTGGCTGGCGCTGCTGGAAGCGCATGGCGAGGTCCCCCTGCCACCCTACATTCGCCGGCCCGCGGATGCCGCCGACCGCGAACGCTACCAGACGATTTTTGGTCGCGAGCCTGGCGCGGTGGCTGCCCCTACCGCCGGTCTGCACTTTGATGCCGCATTGCTGACAGCATTTGCCGAGCGTGGCATAACGCATTGCTTCGTCACCCTGCATGTGGGAGCCGGCACTTTTTTGCCAGTACGCGAAGACGACATCGAAAAGCATCAGATGCACGCCGAAATCAGCCGGGTGACGAGCGAAACCGTGCAGGCAGTGCAGGAGACCAAGGCGCGTGGCGGACGGGTGATCGCGGTGGGGACCACTGCCTGCCGCGCGCTGGAGAGCGCTGCCATGGATGGCAGCTTGCGCCCATTTGCCGATGAGACGCGGCTGTTTCTCTATCCCGGCAAGAAATTCCATGTCATCGACGCGCTGTTCACCAACTTTCATCTGCCGGAATCCACGCTGATGATGCTGGTTTCCGCCTTGGCAGGCCGGGAACTGATCCTCGCTGCCTACCGCCACGCGGTGGCGCAGCGCTATCGCTTTTTCAGCTATGGCGACGCGATGCTGATCCTGCCAGGTAGTCTACCGTGA
- the tgt gene encoding tRNA guanosine(34) transglycosylase Tgt, translated as MSFFTLLAEHAAARRGRLHFARGTVETPAFMPVGTYGTVKGMTPEELRELGAEIILGNTFHLFLRPGLEIIETLGGLHRMMHWNGPILTDSGGFQVFSLGALRKLREAGVSFRAPNDGRKVFLGPEESMEIQAGLGSDIAMAFDECTPHPADHPTARASMELSMRWAARSRASYAGPGQLFGIVQGGMFPDLRLRSLAALEKLDFPGLAIGGLSVGESKMEMFHVLDHLLPQMPRQKPRYLMGVGTPEDLVEGVWRGVDMFDCVMPTRNARNGWLFTRWGTLKLRNAEYARDPLPPDPECQCYTCRNYSRAYLRHLQQNREILGARLNTWHNLHYYQELMSDMRNAIAAGEMASFRQNFYARRGVIPA; from the coding sequence GTGAGTTTCTTTACGCTGCTTGCCGAGCATGCCGCCGCCCGTCGCGGGCGTCTGCACTTTGCGCGCGGAACCGTCGAGACCCCTGCCTTCATGCCAGTGGGTACTTATGGCACGGTCAAAGGAATGACGCCAGAGGAGTTGCGCGAACTGGGTGCCGAAATCATTCTCGGGAACACCTTTCATCTATTCCTGCGCCCGGGGCTGGAGATCATCGAAACCTTGGGTGGACTGCATCGCATGATGCACTGGAATGGCCCCATCCTGACGGACTCCGGGGGCTTTCAGGTGTTCAGTCTGGGGGCATTGCGCAAGTTGCGGGAAGCCGGCGTGAGCTTTCGCGCCCCCAATGATGGACGCAAGGTCTTCCTGGGTCCGGAAGAATCGATGGAGATTCAAGCGGGTCTGGGCTCGGATATTGCCATGGCCTTCGACGAATGTACTCCGCATCCGGCGGATCATCCCACGGCGCGCGCCAGCATGGAACTCTCCATGCGCTGGGCGGCGCGTTCCCGTGCCAGCTATGCCGGGCCAGGGCAGCTTTTCGGCATCGTCCAGGGGGGGATGTTTCCCGATCTGCGTCTGCGCTCCCTGGCGGCGCTGGAAAAGCTCGACTTTCCTGGACTGGCCATCGGCGGTCTTTCGGTGGGGGAGAGCAAGATGGAAATGTTCCACGTCCTCGATCATCTCCTGCCACAGATGCCGCGGCAAAAGCCACGTTATCTGATGGGGGTGGGGACGCCGGAAGATCTCGTTGAGGGAGTTTGGCGCGGCGTCGACATGTTCGATTGTGTGATGCCCACCCGCAATGCCCGCAATGGCTGGCTCTTTACCCGCTGGGGCACGCTCAAGCTGCGCAATGCCGAATATGCCCGGGATCCTTTGCCGCCAGATCCGGAATGTCAGTGTTATACCTGCCGCAATTATAGTCGGGCCTATTTGCGTCACCTGCAGCAAAATCGGGAAATCCTCGGTGCACGCCTCAATACCTGGCATAATCTACATTATTATCAAGAACTTATGTCGGATATGCGAAATGCGATTGCGGCCGGCGAAATGGCATCGTTCCGCCAGAACTTCTACGCTAGAAGAGGCGTGATTCCGGCCTGA
- a CDS encoding GlsB/YeaQ/YmgE family stress response membrane protein — protein MILNLIVFLLIGGIAGWLAGLLIRGRGFGIIGDIVVGVVGAFIGGFLLTAVGLAALFGAGIIGSIIVAVIGAVVLLFIIKLIKKV, from the coding sequence ATGATATTGAACCTCATCGTGTTTTTACTGATTGGCGGAATTGCCGGTTGGCTTGCTGGACTTCTCATTCGTGGTCGTGGATTTGGCATCATCGGTGACATCGTCGTTGGCGTGGTCGGTGCCTTCATTGGTGGTTTTCTTTTGACTGCGGTCGGTCTTGCTGCGCTGTTTGGCGCCGGAATCATAGGTTCCATTATTGTGGCGGTGATCGGCGCCGTAGTTTTGTTGTTCATTATCAAGTTGATCAAAAAGGTGTAG
- the yajC gene encoding preprotein translocase subunit YajC: protein MDFSPIATAHAATTGAGGGTDSMIFQFLPLIFIFAIFYFLLIRPQSKKAKAQRDMVAAISKGDELVTSGGLAGRVMQAGEEYLHVEIAENTVVKIQRSAVSMVLPKGTLKKL, encoded by the coding sequence ATGGATTTTTCGCCCATCGCCACTGCCCACGCCGCCACCACTGGCGCTGGGGGGGGCACTGACAGCATGATTTTTCAGTTTCTGCCGCTCATCTTCATCTTTGCCATCTTTTATTTCCTCCTGATTCGTCCACAGAGCAAAAAGGCCAAGGCGCAGCGCGACATGGTGGCAGCCATCAGCAAGGGAGACGAGCTGGTAACCTCTGGTGGATTGGCAGGGCGGGTGATGCAGGCTGGGGAAGAATATCTGCATGTGGAAATTGCCGAAAACACCGTCGTAAAAATTCAGCGCAGCGCCGTCAGCATGGTCCTGCCCAAGGGGACCCTGAAAAAACTCTAA
- the secD gene encoding protein translocase subunit SecD, whose protein sequence is MTRYPWWKYLIILAVVLPAIFYAVPNFYGWHAAIEVRAPIGTQLPPVATMRDWLSQAKIPVTRQETDSHGTTFYFPNDDAQGLAETLLQTRLPSNAQVVLSQKSAQPAWMAELGGRPVNLGLDLRGGVYLLLRVDTQALIHHHLEEYQNGIRNLLRHKDLQYLKVEITGPDQLGIEMAQDDLVGKAVQAISQQYPDLVATDKGQGQIQVSMPETTVQKQSDDALQQAIVVIRNRIDELGVAEPQIQRQGKEHIAVQLPGVQDTQRAKAIIGSTAQLEFKMVANENDLAAALKGQVPAGDALYYGTDGQPYLLEKETVLTGRYLNGATAGIDNNTGQAIVNISFNSVGSTIFGNLTSKNVGKRMAILLDNKVVTAPVIQEAITGGRAQINGFSGLKDASNVAIELRAGALPAPVHISEERTVGPTLGQDSIHDGIMAVIFGMIFVVGFMTLYYRLFGLIADLAILVNILAILAVLSIIGGTLTLPGIAGIVLKIGLAVDANVLVFERIREELRRGMSPRASIDTGFKRAFATIVDSNITVLIAALTLFQFGTGAIKGFALVLTIGVLVSMFTATMMSRGIVELALGKRRVAKLWI, encoded by the coding sequence ATGACCCGTTATCCGTGGTGGAAGTATCTGATTATTCTAGCGGTGGTGCTCCCCGCTATTTTCTATGCCGTGCCTAACTTTTATGGCTGGCATGCGGCCATTGAGGTGCGTGCCCCGATCGGCACCCAGTTGCCTCCGGTGGCGACAATGCGCGATTGGCTCAGTCAGGCAAAGATTCCGGTGACCCGGCAGGAAACGGATAGCCACGGGACGACCTTCTATTTTCCAAACGACGACGCCCAAGGATTGGCAGAAACCCTGCTGCAGACCCGTTTGCCGAGCAATGCGCAGGTGGTCCTCTCGCAAAAATCGGCACAGCCGGCATGGATGGCTGAATTGGGTGGTCGTCCAGTGAATCTGGGGCTCGACCTGCGTGGTGGTGTCTACCTCTTACTGCGGGTCGATACCCAAGCACTCATTCATCATCACCTGGAAGAGTATCAGAACGGCATCCGCAATCTGTTGCGCCATAAGGATCTGCAGTATCTCAAGGTGGAGATCACCGGCCCGGATCAGCTCGGGATCGAGATGGCCCAGGACGATCTGGTCGGCAAGGCCGTGCAGGCCATCAGCCAGCAATATCCCGATCTGGTCGCCACGGACAAGGGGCAGGGGCAGATTCAGGTCAGCATGCCTGAGACAACGGTGCAGAAGCAGAGCGATGATGCCTTACAGCAGGCCATTGTCGTCATTCGCAATCGAATCGACGAATTGGGCGTGGCTGAGCCGCAGATTCAACGGCAGGGCAAGGAGCATATCGCCGTGCAGTTGCCCGGGGTGCAGGACACCCAGCGAGCCAAGGCCATCATTGGTTCTACGGCGCAACTCGAGTTCAAGATGGTCGCCAATGAGAATGATCTGGCTGCGGCTTTGAAGGGGCAGGTGCCCGCAGGCGATGCGCTGTATTACGGTACTGATGGACAGCCCTACCTGCTGGAAAAGGAAACGGTGCTGACGGGGCGCTACCTCAATGGTGCAACCGCCGGTATCGACAACAATACCGGCCAGGCGATCGTCAACATCAGCTTCAATAGTGTGGGATCGACCATTTTTGGCAATCTCACCAGCAAGAATGTCGGTAAGCGCATGGCCATCCTGCTCGACAACAAGGTGGTGACGGCGCCCGTCATCCAGGAGGCGATTACCGGTGGTCGGGCGCAAATCAATGGATTCTCCGGTCTGAAGGATGCCAGCAATGTGGCCATCGAACTGCGGGCAGGCGCCTTGCCGGCGCCGGTGCATATCTCGGAAGAACGTACCGTGGGTCCGACCCTGGGCCAGGATTCCATTCACGACGGCATCATGGCGGTGATCTTTGGCATGATCTTCGTCGTTGGCTTCATGACCTTGTATTATCGTCTCTTCGGTTTGATTGCCGATCTAGCGATTCTGGTCAACATCCTTGCGATCCTTGCCGTGCTCTCGATAATCGGTGGCACGCTGACCCTGCCGGGTATTGCGGGTATCGTGCTGAAAATTGGTCTGGCGGTGGACGCCAACGTCTTGGTGTTTGAACGGATTCGCGAGGAGCTGCGCCGGGGTATGAGCCCGCGCGCCAGTATCGATACCGGTTTCAAGAGGGCATTCGCGACCATCGTCGATTCCAACATTACCGTGCTTATCGCTGCCCTGACGCTATTTCAGTTCGGCACCGGCGCCATCAAAGGTTTCGCCTTGGTGCTTACCATCGGTGTGCTGGTGTCCATGTTTACCGCAACCATGATGAGTCGTGGTATCGTCGAACTGGCACTGGGCAAGCGTCGCGTCGCCAAACTTTGGATCTGA
- the secF gene encoding protein translocase subunit SecF yields MQVIKSATHIDFMSRRWIFLGISMVLIVASVALFLVRGLNYSIDFTGGTLVELAFSKTPDLGTVRHTLETAGYGDAVVQTFGGDRDLLIRLRTRPGESSAVASKILSVFKNDPAAYPGVQLRRTEYVGPEVGKELRNKGILALIVVTIGILIYVGFRFEWRFATGGVLAMLHDPILVVGYFAISHQEFSMTVIAALLVIMGYSLNDTVVVFDRMREDLRTARNGSVAEIFNIAINETLSRTIITSFITFMVALALFLFGGPVIHGFATALVIGVVVGTYSSIFVASPIALWLGLKREHVLKRQFISAKDRKDGATL; encoded by the coding sequence ATGCAAGTCATCAAATCTGCCACCCACATCGACTTCATGTCGCGCCGCTGGATCTTTCTCGGCATCTCGATGGTTCTTATCGTGGCATCAGTTGCCTTGTTTCTGGTGCGCGGTCTCAACTATAGCATCGACTTCACCGGTGGCACTCTGGTGGAGCTTGCCTTCAGTAAGACCCCCGATCTGGGGACGGTGCGCCACACCCTCGAGACCGCTGGCTACGGCGACGCCGTGGTGCAGACCTTCGGCGGCGACAGGGATCTGCTGATCCGCCTGCGCACCCGCCCAGGTGAGAGCAGCGCGGTGGCGAGCAAGATCCTGAGTGTCTTTAAGAACGACCCCGCGGCCTATCCCGGGGTGCAACTACGGCGCACGGAATATGTCGGCCCGGAAGTGGGCAAAGAACTGCGCAACAAAGGCATTCTGGCACTCATCGTGGTCACCATCGGCATCCTCATCTATGTCGGTTTCCGCTTCGAGTGGCGCTTCGCGACTGGTGGCGTACTTGCCATGCTGCACGATCCGATCCTGGTGGTAGGGTACTTCGCCATATCCCATCAGGAATTTTCCATGACGGTGATCGCCGCCTTGCTGGTGATCATGGGTTACTCCCTGAACGATACGGTAGTGGTCTTCGACCGTATGCGGGAGGATCTGCGGACGGCGCGCAACGGCAGTGTGGCGGAAATCTTCAACATCGCCATCAATGAAACCCTGTCGCGAACCATTATCACCAGCTTCATCACCTTCATGGTGGCTCTGGCTTTGTTTCTTTTTGGTGGGCCGGTCATTCATGGCTTCGCGACGGCGCTCGTGATCGGTGTGGTGGTCGGTACCTATTCGTCGATCTTCGTCGCCAGCCCGATTGCCCTATGGTTGGGTTTGAAACGCGAGCACGTCCTCAAGCGGCAATTCATCAGCGCCAAGGACCGCAAGGATGGTGCGACGTTGTGA
- a CDS encoding tetratricopeptide repeat protein, whose product MKKTAIVLTAVLVAVSPLWSFAAGNSLSTQKIEQLQRSAKLGYGPAQYELGLAYAAGDGVPQNLQLAAFWWQKAAENLDAAAQLQLGTAYAHGWGVQKNMDQAIHWWRKAAQDGDRAIAEQARLLLDQAA is encoded by the coding sequence ATGAAAAAAACCGCCATAGTTCTTACCGCAGTTCTCGTCGCCGTTTCGCCGCTTTGGAGTTTTGCTGCAGGCAACTCTCTCAGCACGCAAAAGATCGAGCAGTTGCAGCGTTCTGCAAAGCTCGGGTATGGACCCGCACAATACGAACTGGGCCTCGCTTACGCTGCTGGCGATGGAGTGCCGCAGAACTTGCAGTTAGCTGCTTTCTGGTGGCAGAAGGCCGCGGAAAATCTCGACGCCGCCGCGCAATTGCAGCTCGGAACCGCGTACGCGCACGGGTGGGGCGTCCAGAAAAACATGGATCAAGCCATTCACTGGTGGCGGAAGGCCGCACAGGATGGCGATCGAGCGATTGCCGAGCAAGCTCGTCTCCTGCTCGATCAGGCGGCGTAG
- a CDS encoding ATP-binding cassette domain-containing protein codes for MHTHVGEKGITLSGGQRQRIAIARALLRNPRILILDEATSALDAENERLIQEALAELIRGRTTLVAAHRLATIRDADRIVVLEAGRITAIGDHASLLRNSAVYRHFASLQSLDERQQPKIAAS; via the coding sequence ATGCATACCCATGTCGGCGAGAAAGGCATCACCTTGTCGGGCGGACAACGCCAACGCATTGCCATTGCCCGTGCTCTTCTGCGCAATCCGCGCATTCTGATTCTGGACGAAGCCACCAGCGCCCTCGATGCCGAAAATGAGCGCTTGATACAAGAAGCGTTGGCCGAGCTGATTCGTGGTCGCACCACCCTGGTTGCCGCGCATCGTCTGGCAACCATTCGCGATGCTGACCGTATTGTAGTGCTGGAGGCCGGACGCATCACGGCTATTGGCGACCACGCAAGTCTGCTGCGCAACTCCGCCGTGTATCGCCATTTCGCCAGCCTGCAATCTCTGGACGAACGCCAACAACCCAAAATCGCCGCGTCGTGA
- a CDS encoding ABC transporter ATP-binding protein has product MAANPWQRPTSKNWHALFALLPFLRPRLWLLILYAIALLLSAAGTLALPQGARYLLDHGFHNARILLLASLALLLLGIFTTAARAAREALATWIGQKVVADLRERVFTHAVHLPALFYEKFRTGEVISRLSSDVTILRFGLAGVLGGALQHGLTLIGSLIMMLVTAPILVLPVIIVVPPLVWVNLRSGRLQRKYSRLEQDYLADLSSHTEETINAIRTVQALTREDEAKNIYGAGIDGVLQQVRGRIKVQAGASLLSGFLIFFLLAGMLYLGGWRILHHRGSIGGLTAFLIYAMFATSALSSLGSLWGQLGRLLGAIERLLALLEEEPEEPPAQRATESPVRASSSPASLRFAHVYFAYPSRSDIPTLENIDLTIEAGEHLALVGASGAGKSTFFDLLLRHYAPTQGQILLDGQDISRMRAHDLRQQIAIVPQHPAIFSLSVADNILLAKPGPRQLPCRPPCRLHASTSLSNVCPRVCIPMSARKASPCRADNANALPLPVLFCAIRAF; this is encoded by the coding sequence ATGGCCGCGAATCCATGGCAGCGCCCAACCAGCAAAAACTGGCATGCACTCTTCGCACTGCTGCCTTTCCTGCGTCCACGACTCTGGTTGTTGATTCTCTATGCCATTGCCCTGTTATTGAGTGCAGCAGGTACCCTCGCCCTACCCCAGGGTGCCAGGTACCTCCTGGACCACGGCTTTCACAACGCCAGGATTTTGCTCTTGGCTAGTCTGGCCCTGTTGCTGCTGGGAATCTTCACGACTGCTGCGCGTGCAGCACGCGAGGCCCTGGCGACCTGGATTGGACAAAAGGTGGTTGCGGATCTGCGGGAGCGGGTTTTTACCCATGCCGTACACCTACCCGCATTATTTTATGAAAAATTCCGCACCGGCGAGGTGATTTCGCGGCTGAGCAGTGACGTCACCATTCTGCGCTTTGGCCTGGCCGGGGTACTGGGTGGCGCCTTGCAACACGGACTGACGCTGATCGGATCTCTGATCATGATGTTGGTCACCGCGCCCATCCTGGTCTTGCCGGTGATTATCGTGGTGCCGCCACTGGTCTGGGTCAATCTGCGTTCTGGACGCTTACAACGCAAATACAGCCGGCTGGAGCAGGACTACCTTGCGGATCTCTCCTCCCACACCGAGGAGACCATCAATGCCATCCGCACCGTGCAGGCTCTGACGCGGGAGGACGAGGCGAAGAACATCTATGGCGCAGGTATTGACGGTGTCCTGCAACAGGTACGCGGGCGCATCAAGGTACAGGCGGGCGCATCGTTACTGAGCGGATTTCTGATTTTTTTCCTCCTGGCGGGCATGCTCTATCTTGGCGGCTGGCGGATTCTGCATCATCGGGGCAGCATCGGTGGGCTCACCGCGTTCCTCATTTATGCCATGTTTGCTACTTCCGCCCTGTCTTCCCTCGGCAGCCTGTGGGGACAATTGGGACGGCTACTCGGCGCCATCGAGCGCCTGCTCGCCCTCCTCGAGGAGGAACCGGAGGAACCACCGGCGCAACGGGCGACAGAAAGTCCTGTGAGGGCATCATCCTCGCCTGCTAGCCTGCGTTTTGCCCATGTATATTTTGCTTATCCCAGCCGCAGTGACATTCCCACCCTTGAAAATATCGACTTGACCATCGAGGCAGGCGAACACCTAGCCCTGGTTGGCGCCTCCGGGGCCGGTAAAAGCACGTTTTTCGATCTATTACTGCGCCATTACGCGCCAACGCAAGGGCAGATACTACTCGACGGCCAAGATATCAGCCGAATGCGCGCACACGATCTACGCCAGCAAATTGCGATTGTTCCCCAACACCCGGCCATTTTCTCGCTCAGCGTCGCTGACAATATCCTACTCGCCAAACCCGGGCCACGGCAGCTGCCTTGCAGGCCGCCATGCAGGCTGCACGCGTCGACGAGTTTGTCGAACGTTTGCCCGAGGGTATGCATACCCATGTCGGCGAGAAAGGCATCACCTTGTCGGGCGGACAACGCCAACGCATTGCCATTGCCCGTGCTCTTCTGCGCAATCCGCGCATTCTGA
- a CDS encoding SDR family NAD(P)-dependent oxidoreductase — MNERQKTAVVTGASSGIGAATVRVLCAAGYRVILAARRLERLQQIAQECGGIPLELDVGSSASVAAFAAQIDTPVDVLVNNAGGALGKEPVVDFDEEHWLQMYQSNVLGLARVTRALWPRLQQSPAATVINIGSVASEETYVGGAGYTACKHAVRAISETMRLEWLGQPIRITEIDPGLVETEFSLVRFAGDAKAAKAVYEGMTPLVAEDIAEAIRWVVSLPEHVNIDRLVIKPRDQARVDKVARR, encoded by the coding sequence ATGAACGAACGACAAAAGACGGCCGTGGTTACCGGCGCCTCCTCCGGCATTGGCGCCGCCACTGTCCGAGTACTCTGCGCCGCCGGCTATCGCGTGATACTGGCTGCGCGACGCCTTGAGCGACTGCAACAAATCGCCCAGGAATGCGGCGGAATTCCCCTGGAGCTGGATGTTGGCTCTAGTGCCTCTGTCGCTGCTTTTGCCGCGCAGATCGATACCCCGGTCGATGTGTTGGTGAACAATGCCGGTGGCGCACTGGGCAAGGAGCCCGTGGTCGATTTTGACGAGGAACATTGGCTGCAAATGTACCAGAGCAATGTTCTCGGGCTGGCTCGGGTAACCCGCGCCCTCTGGCCACGACTGCAGCAGTCACCCGCTGCCACGGTCATCAACATTGGCTCGGTGGCCAGCGAGGAAACCTATGTGGGAGGTGCCGGGTACACCGCTTGCAAACATGCAGTGCGCGCCATCAGCGAAACCATGCGTCTGGAATGGTTGGGACAGCCGATTCGCATTACCGAGATCGATCCCGGATTGGTAGAGACGGAATTTTCTTTGGTGCGCTTTGCTGGCGATGCGAAAGCGGCCAAGGCCGTATACGAAGGCATGACCCCGCTGGTCGCGGAAGACATTGCCGAAGCCATTCGTTGGGTAGTGTCTCTGCCCGAGCACGTGAACATCGATCGTCTGGTCATCAAACCTCGGGATCAGGCCCGCGTGGACAAGGTGGCTCGACGCTAG